One genomic window of Prochlorococcus marinus str. NATL2A includes the following:
- a CDS encoding putative quinol monooxygenase, whose translation MSFGAETPFILLARLQVKPDKVQEYLLLAAKTDKAVEDSEPGMIHHTFDQDSEDPLCFVWSEVYKNDEAFLAHLANPPVEEYLQGHAELGDNFTVEVYGTVGDKCKTAMEETGLPLKIFESKLGYSRV comes from the coding sequence ATGTCATTCGGAGCCGAGACGCCCTTTATTCTTCTTGCTCGTCTTCAAGTTAAGCCAGACAAAGTTCAAGAATATTTATTACTTGCAGCTAAAACTGATAAGGCTGTTGAAGATTCAGAACCAGGAATGATTCACCATACTTTTGATCAAGATTCTGAAGATCCTCTTTGTTTTGTTTGGTCCGAAGTTTATAAAAATGACGAGGCTTTCCTTGCTCATTTAGCAAATCCACCTGTAGAAGAATATTTACAAGGTCATGCAGAACTTGGCGATAATTTCACTGTGGAAGTTTATGGAACTGTTGGAGATAAATGTAAAACAGCTATGGAGGAAACTGGATTGCCATTAAAAATCTTTGAAAGCAAGCTTGGCTATAGCAGGGTCTAA
- a CDS encoding amino acid ABC transporter substrate-binding protein encodes MIKKIMRRLVSVIVGLAALSAGCATTNQDNSSRLNLIKNRNELICGVSGKIPGFSFLKSDGTYQGLDVDICKAFAAAIIGDSEKIQYRPLTAAERFTAIKTGEIDLLSRNTTFTLSRDSSGGNGLTFAPVVFHDGQGLMVKKESKISGLKDLANKSICVGSGTTTEQNINDAFESASLPYTPIKYQDLNQVVAGYLQGRCSAMTSDRSQLAAARSGFKNPQEHIILDDVLSKEPLAPASDGQDQKLADAMRWVVFSLISAEEQGITKSNIDKKVQIAKNNPQLKPLRRFLGIDGGLGEKIGLSNDFVVKVISSTGNYGEIYERHLGQNSEVPIPRGQNELYKKGGVHISPPFN; translated from the coding sequence ATGATTAAAAAAATTATGCGTCGATTGGTATCTGTAATAGTTGGTCTAGCAGCTCTATCAGCTGGCTGTGCGACAACAAATCAAGACAATAGTTCTAGACTTAACCTAATAAAAAATCGTAATGAGTTGATTTGTGGAGTAAGTGGAAAGATTCCTGGATTTAGTTTTCTGAAAAGTGATGGCACTTATCAAGGACTAGATGTCGATATATGTAAAGCATTTGCTGCTGCAATCATAGGAGATTCAGAAAAAATTCAATATAGACCTCTAACTGCAGCAGAAAGATTCACAGCTATTAAAACTGGGGAAATTGACCTTTTGTCAAGAAATACCACTTTCACTCTCAGTAGAGATTCCTCAGGAGGAAATGGATTAACTTTTGCACCAGTTGTCTTCCATGATGGCCAGGGATTGATGGTCAAGAAGGAAAGTAAAATTAGTGGTCTCAAAGATCTTGCAAATAAATCTATATGTGTAGGTTCAGGTACCACTACTGAGCAAAATATAAATGATGCATTTGAGAGTGCCTCACTGCCTTATACACCAATCAAATATCAAGATCTTAATCAAGTGGTTGCTGGTTATTTACAGGGTCGTTGTTCAGCTATGACTTCTGATCGTTCACAGTTGGCTGCAGCTAGATCTGGCTTTAAGAATCCACAAGAACATATTATTCTTGATGATGTATTGAGCAAGGAGCCACTTGCTCCTGCTTCTGATGGCCAAGATCAGAAACTAGCTGATGCAATGAGATGGGTTGTCTTTTCCCTTATATCGGCAGAAGAGCAAGGGATAACAAAATCAAATATTGATAAAAAAGTTCAAATTGCAAAGAATAATCCTCAGTTAAAACCTTTAAGAAGATTTTTAGGTATTGATGGGGGACTAGGAGAAAAAATTGGACTTAGCAATGACTTCGTAGTTAAAGTAATTAGCTCAACAGGCAATTATGGAGAGATTTACGAAAGACATTTAGGACAAAATAGCGAAGTACCTATTCCAAGAGGACAAAATGAGTTGTACAAGAAAGGAGGTGTACATATTTCACCACCATTTAACTAA